Within Nakaseomyces glabratus chromosome G, complete sequence, the genomic segment ACAGGAGACCAACGAACTGAATGATCGTTTCAATAGGCTAAAGAAACAGGCACATGAAAAGTTAAATACCTCCAAAGAGTTACAAAGTTCGTTACAGGAACAAATATCTAATTTGATATCTGAGAAGGATGATATTAGAAAACAGTTGGACGTTAAAACAGAGGAAAATTCGGAACTATTGTCCGAATTGAACAACTTCagagaaaaacaaaacgATCTAGAGACCTTGAGGGAGGAATTgaataaagaaatatcaaagTCTGAAGAACTAGAAGTTAAACTTCAAAACGAGATCGAATCATCATCTTTAGCCTCTAGAAACACCAACAAGGAAATCGAAGAGCTGCAAAAGGTCATTGACGACCTAAAGACTCAGCTTGCTGCTAATTCGACAGATGCTGATGAACAAACCAATAGAAACGTCGAGGCCATAAAGAGAGAATTTGAGAATCAAAAGACAAAGTTCATCGCTGAAAAAACAGAAGAGTTTAATAAGAGGCTAAtagaagaaacagaaaagattagaaatgaatttcaagaaaatgaaaaaccAGACACAGAACTAAATGTTGATGTCGAAGCACTAAGAAAACAATGGGAAGAAGATAGTGAAGAATTGATCCAAAAACGCATTGCAGAAGCTGAAGataatttgaagaaaagaatcaGATTACCAtctgaagaaaagatcaaTAAGATAATcgaaaagagaagaagtgAACTTGAATCGGAATTCGACCAAAAAATAAGGGATAAAGCAAGGGACTTGCTAATGAATGACCATAGTAACGAGTTTAATAACGAACTGAAAGAAGCTCTAGAGAAGGAATTAAAGGAGAGGTTTGAAGATGAACTACAGGCTGCTAGAAAAAAGGCATTTGAAGAGGGTAAGCAACAAGCAACAATGAAGACCACCTTATTGGAAAGGAAAATACAGAAACTTGAATCACAAATTCAggagaaagagaaggatAGTGAAGAAACTCAGGATGTTAAGCCAGAAGAAAACTCTACACCTtcagtaaaaaaaatacctGAGACATTGAATTCAAGTGACACCAGCTTTGGAAACTCCAACAATGTAAAAGTTTTAAAACCTAGCAGTCCATTTGGGGCTACTTCGGCATTTAACAACCCATTCACGTTTAATAACAATGGTAATCCACCTGCTTTTGCAAGTGCCTTTGCCCCAACATTCAAGGATCTAATGTCTGGACAAGGTGGACAACAGAGTGAGTTATcacaaaataaaagagtAGGCGATGATGACATAGAGACCAATGAActaaaaaaatcaaaatctgACAGTGAATCGGATCAATCATCCTAAACATGACGCCCATAACTtaaagtatataaatatatatataatccCCTGTAATCTGCAACAGGAAATTGTAACATTAAAATCAATTTGTATATTTAAATGTTATCTTACATTTGATTCTGGTATACCATAATAGCGTGATCATCAATGAATCtgattaatattttgtattCATTGTCTTTTGAATTACAATCTTCTAAGTTAAGCAAATATCCATCAATACACATATCATATCTATATTTAGGTGCATTGTGTCCAGTTTTGATAGATAGTTCAAGGTTTTTCTGAAAACATTGGTAAATGGTgccaatttcttgaatatcTTCTCCATCTTTATTATGATACCCACgcattattttatcttgCAGATCTTCCAAACAAATCCCAGCTTTGTAACCTAATATATGCAATTCCTTTTTTAGTACGCTTGATTTAGGAGATGGCTTATAAGTGGGTTCTAAATTAGGAGCTGCAATAACGGCAAAGTAGGAATAACTTTGACTTTGAAGCCCATTTACTGCTATTCCGACATTAAGATCATAACTTTCAAAGACAGTCTTGCTAGCTACCTGAAACCTTTCCACACCCATCGATTTATATTTGGGATCCTCAGCACAGTGAAGGAGATTAGCATGAAACCCTAAGGATaatataatgaagaagatcatGCTGGTAGAGTTTGGCAGTTGTGCATCATATAGAGGAAGAGGGGaacattttttattactgTTTAAATACGTGATAAGCGCCTGTAATGGTGTTTTAAATCCCAAAGAAGTAGCAAGGGCATTACCTGATCCTAATGGTACTGGAAGAATTGATATCCGGTATTTAGCACTCCGGAGAATGGTGGTATCCAGTGCATTTATAAACTCAGAAATACTTGTGTCACCAGAGAGAAATAAGATATCATATTTGAATCCGCTTTGAAAGCTTGTTCTCCTTGCGAAATCTCTGATCGAGTTCTCTGATTCAGTTTTTATGTATTTGTATTCAACGCCAAGTGATTGAAACAATGGCTCTATCACAAGCTTGTATAAATCTGACCTATCATTCCGAGAAGTACCAGATTTTACAGAAtctattactattatttgtGTATCTCGATCAAACTTTAGAAAACAATCAGTACTTCTATCATTGGCCTTGATCAACTTATAGGACTCAACTTTACCCTTAACTTCCACAATTTCGACGCTATACTTGATCCCGTTGTTTCTGCACAGCTCCACAATAGCAgccatttttattctttcagCTCCAATTGAAAGTAATTCTAGTAATTGCACAGGTTGTTACAGTAGTAATCAGCAATGTGGAGTTATTTGTTCCCACAACCGTTTTAATATTTAGGGCCCATCGCTCAGGCTTTAAGCTTcaattttctgaaaaattattgaagtttgcgatgagctccGGTTTTAAGAGAAGAACagtaaatattatattgcTATTGGAGTTATGTAGAGCCTGGACTATACATTGTTAACAGCATTATACCCAATAGCGAGATTTGATGTCCAAGAACAATACTAGAGATTTGTCTCACACATTGTATGTTTTCCCAGAATTCAGTTTAATCCAAGCgattttatttgataaatgACTGTGATACTAACTATAGCATATCATTTCAAAATGCCAGCACTTTAACGTGTATTACATTTTTGATTTGTACAGGATATATTTATAGAGATTTGCATGTACCATTTGAGACTGCAAGGGATGCGCTGATTGCACAACGTGTTTTACAGCCTGACCCGATACTGAGACCTGAGGATTTCCAAGTAGAATACGAGGCCAAGGCTACTGTACTGGATATACATTTCAAAGCCATAGATGATCGGGTACTGAGAGTAGGTGTCAGCAGTGTGATAGACAGCATAAAGAGTATCGTTGAGACcatcgatgagcttgatCCGGAAACCATGTAACGCCTTTTATGTTTATACCAAAATATGTTTACAACTCATTTTTGTGTACAATCAATAAATGTACAACATACTTATAGAAAATCTCTTGAGGAATACAATTGCTATTAGCCAGAGGAATAGACTTACGCATACCAGGGTTCAATGTCTATTTTCCATTTATTAGGAACAGATGACTCAGAAGTGGTTTCCAAATTACGCTACATTGGTCAAGGGAGGAGGGGATTAAAGAGCTCCTCTTACCAAGTATACCACAAGATGCTATTATGTACTATTCGCTACACAGACCATATATAATTGAAGTCCTTTAGTTGTGTATTAAATACAATATCttatttttgaacaatTAGGTAGGACGAGACTAACAAGAAAATTTTGTTAGGAGCGATGAGCGAAAGAGCAGGGGCAAGGAAAGGGAGAATGCCCGGTTGTGGTTTCTGAAGGAGTTGTGGTTAACTATGATCTGCAAACTTCTTTTGGATGACTATAATAAGCATAGGATAGTCTAAGAAGGTTTTTGGTCTGTTTCTTATACTTCCTTTTATGCAGTTTCAGATACGATTATATAAGAATACACTGGGGTGTACTGCGAATAGTAAGCCCGACAGAAGTT encodes:
- the PCC1 gene encoding chromatin DNA-binding EKC/KEOPS complex subunit PCC1 (CAGL0G02535g~Ortholog(s) have chromatin DNA binding activity and role in positive regulation of transcription from RNA polymerase II promoter by pheromones, tRNA threonylcarbamoyladenosine metabolic process, telomere maintenance via recombination); the protein is MSKNNTRDLSHTFTLTCITFLICTGYIYRDLHVPFETARDALIAQRVLQPDPILRPEDFQVEYEAKATVLDIHFKAIDDRVLRTYAYQGSMSIFHLLGTDDSEVVSKLRYIGQGRRGLKSSSYQVYHKMLLCTIRYTDHI
- a CDS encoding acylglycerol kinase family protein (CAGL0G02519g~Has domain(s) with predicted diacylglycerol kinase activity and role in protein kinase C-activating G-protein coupled receptor signaling pathway), which encodes MAAIVELCRNNGIKYSVEIVEVKGKVESYKLIKANDRSTDCFLKFDRDTQIIVIDSVKSGTSRNDRSDLYKLVIEPLFQSLGVEYKYIKTESENSIRDFARRTSFQSGFKYDILFLSGDTSISEFINALDTTILRSAKYRISILPVPLGSGNALATSLGFKTPLQALITYLNSNKKCSPLPLYDAQLPNSTSMIFFIILSLGFHANLLHCAEDPKYKSMGVERFQVASKTVFESYDLNVGIAVNGLQSQSYSYFAVIAAPNLEPTYKPSPKSSVLKKELHILGYKAGICLEDLQDKIMRGYHNKDGEDIQEIGTIYQCFQKNLELSIKTGHNAPKYRYDMCIDGYLLNLEDCNSKDNEYKILIRFIDDHAIMVYQNQM